From Triticum urartu cultivar G1812 chromosome 2, Tu2.1, whole genome shotgun sequence, a single genomic window includes:
- the LOC125540368 gene encoding glutathione S-transferase U19-like, which translates to MEKAMEMEAGRQSEVTCVDFWANEFGMRVRIALRELGVAFEYVEEDLRVRERSDLVRRMNPVLRMVPILIHQGRPVCGSVNIVEYIDEVWGEETRLLPANPVDRADARFWADFVDHKVFGAQVRFLESKGEEKDELVEQLKRLEEVLGDKGFFSGHEFGFLDIVTIPFSSMFHGYEQLGRFHLDVECPKLTQWAKRCKQRESVRAVLPDDTKMYELHKQLYGIE; encoded by the exons ATGGAGAAAGCCATGGAGATGGAGGCCGGGCGGCAGAGCGAGGTGACGTGCGTGGACTTCTGGGCCAACGAGTTCGGCATGCGGGTGCGGATCGCGCTGCGCGAGCTAGGCGTGGCGTTCGAGTACGTGGAGGAGGACCTCCGCGTCCGCGAGAGGAGCGATCTGGTGCGGCGCATGAACCCTGTTCTCCGCATGGTACCCATCCTGATCCACCAAGGCCGTCCAGTCTGCGGCTCCGTCAACATCGTCGAGTACATCGACGAGGTCTGGGGCGAGGAAACCCGTTTGCTCCCCGCCAACCCAGTCGACAGGGCTGACGCTAGGTTCTGGGCTGACTTCGTTGACCACAAG GTGTTCGGCGCCCAAGTAAGGTTTCTGGAGAGCAAGGGCGAGGAGAAAGATGAGTTGGTCGAGCAACTCAAACGCCTAGAGGAGGTACTCGGGGACAAGGGCTTCTTTTCTGGCCACGAATTCGGATTCTTAGACATCGTTACTATCCCATTTTCAAGCATGTTTCATGGGTACGAGCAGCTTGGACGTTTTCACCTTGACGTGGAGTGCCCCAAGCTCACGCAGTGGGCAAAGAGGTGCAAACAAAGGGAGAGTGTAAGAGCGGTTCTTCCGGATGACACAAAGATGTACGAATTACACAAGCAGTTGTACGGTATTGAGTAG